Genomic DNA from Deltaproteobacteria bacterium CG11_big_fil_rev_8_21_14_0_20_42_23:
CTGCCGTTATGTAGCGTGTAAACATAACATCACCCCCTTTCATGTGATAATCAGTGTTACAACCATCATGCCAACACATACAATCGTCTAAGATATTGAAATCATGTCAGCCACAATAGGAGTGATCCGCATTTCTGTAGTAAAGCTGTTCTGTTTTACGAATTTCAGAACGTCGATATTGGAGGAGGGATGACAAAAAGAATGAAGCAAAGAGATCGACACTTCATTTCACTCATTCACAATGGGCATAGTGACAAACAAGCATTGCCTTCTTACACCACTTGAATCTCAGCCTCGGTAACACCTTTTGCTACGAGGGCTTCAATATTGAGTTTTGCTTCTGCCCGCTGAAGTTCACCTGGCCTGGTTTTGGTGGCGGGTTTGTCTGGCATGAGGTAGCTGCAGCAGTCGTCGTGCGGTTCGCATGAGGTGTCGTAGGTGCCTATTTTTTTGGCTTCATCGATAATTTCTTGTTTGTCCATTCCAATCAGCGGACGAAGCATGGGCATGCTAATCACTTCTTCGATGTGTGCCAAGTTGCTTAAGGTTTGCGACGCCACTTGCGAAAGCACTTCGCCCGAAACAAGGGCAAGCGCCCTCTTCTGCTGCGCCAGCTTTTCTGCAATGCGCAACATAAAACGCCGATACAACAGCACGCGATATTCTTCGGCCGAAGCCTTGATGATGGCTTGCTGAATTTCGCCAAAAGGAACAATGGCAATTTCTGCTTTGCAACGATCGCGACAAACGATTTCGGCAAGGTCTAACACTTTTTCCACCGAAGCGCGGCTAGTAAATGGTGCAGAATGAAAGTGAATAAAAAACGGTTCACATCCGCGGCGCATCATTCTAAAACTTGCAAGTGGCGAATCAATTCCGCCCGAAAGCAAACAGGCAAGTTTCCCCGCAGAAGCAAGTGGCAAGCCACCTGCAGCCTGAAGCCTTTCGGTTGAAACATAAGCTTCGCCATTTTGCAGTTCGATGGAAAGTTCCAAAGCTGGATGTTTCAAATCTACTTTCCATCCTTTTGTTTCCACCACGCGCGCGCCAATTTCGCGGCTAAGCTCTTCCGACTTCATCGGGAAACGTTTGTCCGCCCTTTTCGTTCGCACACAAAAACTTGTTGGTGATTCGCTTGGCAATAAGCTTTCGCATGTTTTCCAAATGGCTTCCAAGGTGAATTCTGTTTTTACGGCAAGCGCCATGTTGGAAAGTCCAAAGACGCGCTGCAGTTTTTGCATCGCAAACTGCGCATCAAACCCTTGCGGCAGATCCACACACAACCTGCCAAACAATTTGCGCAGCTTCAGCACTTCGGCATCGCGACCAAGCGCAAAACGAATGTTGCGCGCAACCTGATCTTCAAACATGCCACGGTTTTTCCCCTTCAAGCATAACTCGCCGTAGTGCAAAACAATGGTGCGATGATTCTCCATAAATGCTTCCTCTCAAAAATGAAGCTGTCGTGTGCTGCGTTCACCCCAAGTTGTCAAGCCAACTTGTGAAGAAGCTCGCCCAAATTTACCAGAAAGTGCCTGGCACTTTTTGGTGAATGAAAAAAAATTCTAACGCTGCAAAGTGCTAAACTTGAGAAACAAAAGCCTTTTTTTTCAGCTGTACACAAGACGGAACACGGACGCAAAAAATCCTTTGACACCACTATATATAGTGGTAATAGTCCGTAGATAGGCACAATATGTTGTGGATAAAACAGATGAAAACTTGGGGATAAAGATGTAAGTAGCTAAAAACAAAATTGTTTTCACAGCTTCTTTATCCACAAGCCTTAAAATACTGCTTCACTCACAAAAAAAAGACCTGTTATACGACTTTAAAACTACTCCGAAGCCTGCTGCTAAAATGCTTCTGCACGTGAAAAGCCTTTGAGCACACTGCTTCGGAATCACGAAAACTGGGGGAATCATGGCAACAAAAGAAAGCGCACTCAAAAAACCACGCGGCAAAAAAAAGGGGGAAGTACGAGCCGTAAAAAAGGGAATCAGTTTTTCTCGTTTTTTCACTCGTCCCGGCATCAATCCTCTTGAAGAATTAAAGTATTCCAAGCGCTCTTCTTTAATTACCAATCCCGACGGCTCGGTTGTGTTCAAAATGGACGACGCCGAAGTTCCCGAAACCTGGTCGCAACTTGCAACCGATATTTTAGTTTCGAAATATTTCCGCAAACGCGGCGTTCCTGGAAAAGGATATGAGTCCTCCGCAAAACAAGTGGTGACACGCATTGCACGCTCCATCAGAAAAGCTGGTGAGGAACTGGAAAATTATTTCGCCACCAAAGAAGATGCCGATATTTTTGAAGCAGAACTCACGCACATGCTC
This window encodes:
- a CDS encoding tRNA 4-thiouridine(8) synthase ThiI; translated protein: MENHRTIVLHYGELCLKGKNRGMFEDQVARNIRFALGRDAEVLKLRKLFGRLCVDLPQGFDAQFAMQKLQRVFGLSNMALAVKTEFTLEAIWKTCESLLPSESPTSFCVRTKRADKRFPMKSEELSREIGARVVETKGWKVDLKHPALELSIELQNGEAYVSTERLQAAGGLPLASAGKLACLLSGGIDSPLASFRMMRRGCEPFFIHFHSAPFTSRASVEKVLDLAEIVCRDRCKAEIAIVPFGEIQQAIIKASAEEYRVLLYRRFMLRIAEKLAQQKRALALVSGEVLSQVASQTLSNLAHIEEVISMPMLRPLIGMDKQEIIDEAKKIGTYDTSCEPHDDCCSYLMPDKPATKTRPGELQRAEAKLNIEALVAKGVTEAEIQVV